A genomic segment from Calditrichota bacterium encodes:
- a CDS encoding O-antigen ligase family protein, whose protein sequence is MNPEKLVLFLVIGLVCAAASFAVNDKKGYLLFLIALFLPFRSGLIFYHYNGIILIDFPLFLLFILSLGGDTRFRWSFPIVGTPLIAFIIWSFLASITAMNIGWGISQWTRFFRAYLVFIVIVNNITSFSRLKYFLNGFLSGFAFQALLGVYQWRYGPAGLWILEEVGFPWRASGTFIHPAMFADYLAFFLPVLLRLFAFLPQKKVTQNLFYGVWFIFGLGALFGSYARGVWLGFFVAVFFMMSYSIINRKLKPRVKMAFVILSFLALVFVIHYADTISSQFESKDRQRSAEVRIPLNKLALRMIASHPILGVGPDNYRLASPKYVVYDETTVGYGYFELTQIVHNSYLLLASELGIPGLLFFLWFVVTIFIVGWKTIKSKHPLISNLAIGLLAGMGANLIEYLTGPDLLDYQITMLFASCTALIYVLFRFNVILEKKLKFEKIKQMQSRK, encoded by the coding sequence ATGAATCCGGAAAAACTCGTTCTTTTTCTTGTTATTGGTCTGGTTTGCGCAGCCGCCTCTTTTGCGGTAAATGATAAAAAAGGCTATCTTCTTTTTTTAATTGCGTTGTTTTTACCCTTTCGCTCAGGCCTTATTTTTTACCATTACAATGGTATTATTTTAATTGATTTTCCGCTTTTTCTCCTGTTCATTCTCAGTTTAGGGGGAGATACCCGGTTTCGCTGGTCTTTTCCCATCGTGGGCACGCCCCTCATTGCGTTTATTATTTGGTCATTCCTAGCATCCATTACCGCAATGAATATTGGCTGGGGAATCAGTCAGTGGACGCGGTTTTTTCGGGCGTATCTCGTGTTTATTGTAATTGTCAACAACATTACATCCTTTTCGCGTCTCAAATACTTTTTAAACGGATTCTTGTCCGGATTTGCCTTTCAAGCCTTGTTGGGGGTTTATCAATGGCGCTATGGTCCTGCCGGTCTGTGGATTTTGGAAGAGGTCGGGTTTCCCTGGAGGGCCTCAGGAACGTTTATTCATCCGGCCATGTTTGCCGATTATTTGGCCTTTTTCTTGCCGGTTCTCTTAAGACTCTTTGCCTTTTTGCCGCAGAAAAAGGTGACCCAAAATTTATTTTACGGAGTATGGTTTATTTTCGGTTTGGGAGCCCTGTTCGGAAGTTATGCCAGGGGTGTTTGGCTGGGTTTCTTTGTAGCGGTGTTTTTTATGATGTCGTATAGTATTATCAATCGAAAGCTAAAACCACGGGTAAAAATGGCCTTTGTCATTCTATCGTTTTTGGCGTTGGTTTTTGTTATCCATTATGCCGATACCATTTCCTCTCAATTTGAAAGCAAGGATCGACAGCGTTCGGCAGAGGTTCGAATCCCGTTGAATAAGCTGGCCTTGCGGATGATTGCGTCACACCCGATTTTGGGGGTAGGCCCCGACAATTATCGACTGGCATCTCCAAAATATGTGGTCTATGATGAGACAACGGTTGGGTACGGTTATTTTGAATTAACCCAAATTGTTCATAATTCGTATCTATTGTTAGCCTCTGAATTGGGCATTCCCGGGCTGCTTTTTTTCCTGTGGTTTGTTGTAACCATTTTTATAGTGGGGTGGAAAACCATTAAATCAAAACATCCCCTTATTTCCAATCTGGCCATCGGGCTTCTTGCCGGAATGGGGGCCAATTTGATAGAGTATTTAACGGGGCCGGATTTGCTGGATTACCAGATCACGATGCTTTTTGCCTCGTGTACGGCTCTCATCTATGTACTTTTCCGCTTTAATGTGATTCTTGAGAAGAAATTAAAATTTGAAAAAATCAAGCAAATGCAATCCAGGAAATAG